The following proteins are co-located in the Spirosoma montaniterrae genome:
- a CDS encoding DUF5606 domain-containing protein gives MEALKQIANVAGYPGLYRILKPGRAGVIVESLDDKKAKTMMGPTARVSVLNDISIYVDDNSDEQSVPLAEVLLTINQKYGETLPVDPKASTDELATFMAEAVPTYDRERVRATDIKKLVMWYGILRQYAPEVFEPSAEESPSHQNQD, from the coding sequence ATGGAAGCTTTAAAGCAAATTGCCAATGTGGCCGGGTATCCCGGTCTGTACCGAATTTTAAAACCTGGTCGGGCGGGCGTTATCGTTGAATCGCTTGATGATAAGAAGGCCAAGACCATGATGGGGCCAACCGCTCGCGTGTCGGTCCTGAACGATATTTCGATTTACGTTGACGACAACAGCGACGAACAGTCGGTTCCGCTGGCCGAGGTGCTGCTGACGATCAATCAAAAATACGGCGAAACGCTACCCGTTGATCCCAAAGCGTCGACCGACGAACTCGCCACGTTCATGGCCGAAGCCGTTCCGACCTATGACCGTGAACGCGTTCGGGCCACCGACATTAAAAAATTAGTAATGTGGTATGGCATTCTGCGGCAATATGCCCCGGAAGTCTTTGAGCCATCTGCCGAAGAAAGCCCGAGCCATCAGAACCAGGATTAG
- the wecB gene encoding non-hydrolyzing UDP-N-acetylglucosamine 2-epimerase, whose amino-acid sequence MYLLTLVGTRPNFIKAAPLHRAFSARAGIRSALVHTGQHHDQQMSEVFFAQLNLPKPAYHLGVGNSSVQTVTQQTAEIMCRLEPVLTTERPDWLVVIGDVTSTLAGALVAARLGIRVAHVEAGLRSGDRQMPEEINRILVDSLADALFVTEQSGVDNLQREGIADHKIHFTGNVLIDALTDFLPRATARNTVGRLGLSKGSYVLLTLHRPANVDTKAGLQHLLQLVASTARQCVVVWPLHPRTRANLQTFGLLSQLNSLPNVLLLEPQGYIEFLNLLDQADLVITDSGGIQEETTWLRVPCLTLRSTTERPVTTTLGTNQLFPDFTPETAEPVIASLLNSQPADSQIPPHWDGQTAQRIANILTQ is encoded by the coding sequence ATGTACCTGTTAACTTTAGTCGGCACACGCCCGAACTTCATCAAAGCGGCCCCGCTGCACCGGGCATTTTCGGCACGCGCGGGCATCAGGTCGGCACTTGTGCATACCGGCCAACACCACGACCAGCAAATGAGTGAGGTATTTTTCGCTCAACTCAATCTGCCCAAACCAGCTTACCACCTCGGCGTGGGCAATTCGTCGGTGCAGACCGTTACGCAACAAACGGCAGAAATTATGTGCCGACTTGAACCGGTGCTGACGACCGAACGGCCCGACTGGCTCGTGGTTATTGGCGATGTAACGAGTACACTGGCCGGGGCGTTGGTGGCCGCCCGCCTGGGTATTCGCGTGGCGCACGTCGAAGCGGGACTACGCTCCGGCGACCGGCAAATGCCCGAAGAAATCAACCGCATTCTGGTCGATAGTCTGGCCGACGCGCTCTTCGTAACCGAGCAGTCGGGAGTAGATAACCTTCAGCGTGAAGGTATTGCCGACCACAAAATTCATTTCACAGGTAACGTACTAATTGACGCGCTGACTGACTTTCTTCCCAGAGCAACTGCCCGCAACACCGTTGGCCGGCTGGGGCTATCGAAAGGTAGCTACGTGCTACTGACGCTGCATCGCCCGGCTAACGTCGATACGAAAGCGGGCCTGCAACACCTGCTTCAACTCGTAGCCAGTACGGCCCGGCAGTGCGTAGTGGTCTGGCCCCTGCATCCGCGCACCCGCGCCAACCTCCAGACATTTGGGCTGCTCAGTCAACTCAACTCACTACCAAACGTGCTGTTGCTGGAACCGCAGGGTTACATCGAATTTCTGAATCTGCTCGATCAGGCGGATTTAGTCATAACCGATTCGGGTGGCATTCAGGAAGAAACAACCTGGCTGCGGGTTCCCTGCCTGACACTCCGGTCTACGACCGAGCGGCCCGTTACGACTACGCTCGGCACCAATCAGCTTTTCCCCGACTTTACGCCCGAAACGGCAGAGCCTGTCATTGCCAGCCTATTGAACAGCCAACCAGCCGATAGCCAGATTCCTCCACACTGGGACGGCCAAACCGCGCAGCGCATCGCCAACATACTGACACAGTGA
- a CDS encoding prevent-host-death family protein — protein sequence MTLQAQIIEENGEPKFAVLPYQAYRTLADELTEFDSLEDFFDYVQLLKTKAETTKWLTRDQVWQELGLQ from the coding sequence ATGACACTGCAAGCTCAAATTATTGAAGAAAATGGCGAACCTAAGTTTGCCGTGCTGCCGTATCAGGCATATCGTACTTTGGCCGATGAGTTGACAGAGTTCGACTCGCTCGAAGACTTTTTCGATTACGTTCAATTGTTAAAAACAAAAGCTGAAACTACCAAATGGCTAACCCGCGATCAGGTTTGGCAGGAGTTGGGATTGCAGTGA
- a CDS encoding heparinase II/III family protein gives MRAIGIYWRTVRHLTCRQLWFQVWHRLRVRGRLRVPERGGAGHWLAVSAVDTMISDSYQPDSNTVTSLNQSVSFPERIDWNYASNGKLWTYHLNYFDFLNQPGLNASAGLRLIRDFVSQSDTILDGLEAYPTSLRVMNWIRFLSRNQIYDHRIDTHLFAQTARLRGRLEHHLGGNHLLENSFALLLASLYFRHRRWFRKARSLVRTELKRQILPDGGHAERSPSYHNLLLEHLTCLTAALRVDTWHSDPALSPFLENKADNMRNWLSAITFQNGDCPVINDCIPLTAQPTASLTAPATQLSHSGYYFFRQPQYELFVDAGAVGFDQQPGHAHADTFNFVLHVRGEPLIVDVGTSTYEPGERRQWERSTAAHNTVEVAGQNSSEVWSNFRVGRRARVTVLDQTNQTLTARHDGYRHLGLIHERAWTVAPDALTIYDQLHAKAGCATHQSTARFYFHPDQVVSRTDETILVRTTRLLFTSSGSIRVRLTAYKMADGFNRLRPACCVEVDFTGKLSSFFHFSDDNPVPDILF, from the coding sequence ATGAGAGCCATCGGGATCTACTGGCGAACCGTTCGGCATCTGACGTGTCGACAACTATGGTTCCAGGTCTGGCACCGGCTACGGGTACGCGGGCGGTTGCGCGTTCCAGAGCGGGGCGGGGCGGGCCATTGGTTGGCAGTATCTGCGGTTGACACGATGATTTCTGACTCGTACCAGCCCGATTCTAACACAGTTACGTCTTTAAATCAGTCGGTTAGCTTTCCTGAACGTATCGATTGGAATTATGCTTCGAATGGTAAGCTATGGACGTATCACCTAAATTATTTTGACTTCCTGAATCAGCCGGGCCTGAACGCAAGTGCCGGACTGAGGCTTATACGAGACTTTGTCAGTCAGTCGGATACCATTCTTGATGGATTGGAGGCTTATCCGACTTCGTTGCGGGTTATGAACTGGATTCGGTTTTTGAGCCGCAACCAGATTTATGACCATCGTATCGATACGCATTTGTTCGCGCAAACGGCTCGGCTGCGTGGGCGGCTCGAACATCATCTGGGCGGTAATCATCTGCTTGAGAACAGTTTCGCGCTCTTGCTGGCAAGTCTGTACTTCCGCCACCGTCGCTGGTTTCGCAAAGCCAGATCGCTCGTGCGGACTGAACTGAAGCGGCAAATTCTGCCCGATGGAGGACATGCCGAACGCAGCCCCTCCTACCATAACCTGCTTCTCGAACACCTGACTTGCCTGACCGCTGCTCTCCGTGTCGATACGTGGCATAGCGACCCGGCTCTATCGCCGTTTCTGGAAAACAAAGCTGATAACATGCGTAACTGGCTGTCGGCCATTACATTTCAAAACGGCGACTGCCCGGTAATAAACGACTGCATTCCCCTGACTGCCCAGCCGACAGCGTCGCTAACCGCTCCGGCTACGCAGCTATCCCACTCCGGCTATTACTTTTTTCGTCAGCCACAGTACGAACTTTTCGTAGACGCGGGCGCAGTTGGGTTTGATCAACAACCGGGACACGCGCACGCCGACACGTTCAACTTTGTGCTGCATGTCCGGGGTGAGCCACTCATCGTTGACGTCGGCACATCGACTTATGAGCCGGGCGAACGGCGGCAATGGGAACGCAGCACGGCGGCCCACAACACGGTAGAGGTGGCTGGGCAGAATTCGTCGGAAGTATGGTCGAATTTTCGGGTCGGACGGCGGGCGCGGGTTACGGTGCTTGACCAAACAAACCAAACGCTCACTGCCCGGCACGATGGCTACCGGCATCTCGGCCTCATCCACGAACGCGCCTGGACAGTCGCGCCTGACGCGCTGACCATCTACGACCAGTTACACGCGAAAGCCGGTTGTGCCACGCATCAATCTACGGCCCGTTTCTATTTCCATCCCGATCAGGTTGTTTCACGAACCGACGAAACCATTTTGGTCAGAACGACCCGGCTCCTGTTTACATCGTCGGGATCAATCAGGGTTCGGCTTACGGCGTATAAAATGGCCGACGGATTTAACCGGCTTCGCCCGGCCTGCTGTGTTGAAGTCGATTTCACAGGCAAGCTTTCAAGCTTTTTTCACTTTTCGGATGACAATCCTGTACCTGACATTTTATTTTGA
- a CDS encoding glycosyltransferase family 4 protein yields the protein MTILYLTFYFEPDLSAGSFRNTALVGELARQLTPADQIHVITTQPNRYQSFSPSATAYEKRGNVTIERISLPTHTNGFRDQIRAFASYYRAVHRLSRLVQYDLVFASSSRLFTAFLGARLSQKRRVPLFLDVRDLFRETILEMLNPVVRLLLWPFLWVSERYAFSRATHINLVSEGFRPYIQPFRQTSYSFFPNGIDDLFLKQPVAETLPATNCGTILYAGNIGAGQGLEKIIPQAARRLGDGYRFIVIGDGGRRAALEAAIRAEGVQNVLVQKPVNRAALVAAYQQAHYLFVHLNDYKALHRVLPSKLFEYGATDKPILAGVAGYPAQFVRSYIPNSLVFRPTDAAGLVELIQNTPYQTQPRPEFIEQFNRQAIMSEMARCLLAFEQQKKSAV from the coding sequence ATGACAATCCTGTACCTGACATTTTATTTTGAACCCGACCTGTCGGCTGGCTCTTTCCGGAACACGGCGTTGGTTGGCGAACTGGCGCGGCAACTCACACCCGCCGACCAAATACATGTAATTACCACCCAACCCAATCGTTATCAGTCATTTAGTCCATCGGCAACGGCGTATGAAAAACGAGGCAACGTTACAATTGAGCGCATCTCGCTGCCTACTCATACCAACGGTTTTCGCGATCAGATACGAGCCTTTGCGTCGTATTACCGGGCAGTGCATCGGCTCAGCCGGTTGGTGCAGTATGATCTGGTCTTTGCCTCATCGTCGCGACTGTTTACGGCCTTCCTGGGAGCGCGGCTATCTCAAAAACGGCGCGTCCCGCTGTTTCTCGATGTGCGCGATTTATTTCGTGAAACCATTCTGGAAATGCTTAACCCAGTTGTGCGCCTGTTGCTATGGCCGTTTTTGTGGGTTTCCGAACGGTACGCCTTTAGCCGGGCCACGCATATCAATTTAGTTTCAGAAGGTTTCCGGCCCTACATCCAGCCATTCCGACAAACTTCGTATAGCTTCTTTCCGAACGGTATCGATGACTTATTTCTTAAACAGCCCGTTGCAGAAACGCTACCAGCAACTAACTGTGGGACAATACTTTACGCCGGAAATATTGGAGCAGGACAGGGGTTGGAAAAAATAATTCCGCAGGCAGCCCGACGTCTGGGCGACGGGTATCGGTTTATTGTCATTGGCGATGGTGGTCGGCGAGCGGCTCTCGAAGCTGCTATTCGGGCGGAAGGCGTTCAGAACGTACTTGTGCAGAAACCCGTTAACCGTGCAGCTTTGGTAGCAGCGTATCAACAGGCCCATTACCTGTTCGTGCACTTAAACGACTATAAAGCCCTGCATCGAGTGCTACCGTCCAAATTGTTTGAGTATGGAGCAACGGACAAACCCATTCTGGCTGGCGTTGCGGGCTACCCGGCTCAGTTTGTCCGATCCTATATACCCAATTCGCTGGTGTTCCGACCAACTGATGCGGCTGGTTTAGTAGAGTTAATACAAAACACGCCCTATCAAACCCAGCCACGGCCTGAATTTATAGAACAATTTAACAGACAGGCTATTATGAGCGAAATGGCGCGGTGTCTGCTGGCGTTTGAGCAACAAAAAAAGTCGGCTGTTTAG
- a CDS encoding bi-domain-containing oxidoreductase encodes MNQLIQDLRTGETRLIEVPIPAVGPGQVLIRTRRSLVSPGTERMLVSFGRGNWLDKAWQQPERVKQVLNKVRTDGLRPTLETVFRKLDQPLPLGYCNVGIVLAVGEGVTDLHSGQRVVSNGPHAEAVCVARNLVAAIPDAVSDDDAAFTVMGAIGLQGIRLLNPTLGETVVVIGLGLIGLLTAQLLRLNGCRVIGTDVNEHRLTLARQFGITAINATDAVSTVLARTDNVGADGIVITASTRHDKLIAQAAQMSRKRGRIVLVGVVGLSLNRSDFYAKELTFQVSCSYGPGRYDPTYEQQGQDYPLPFVRWTENRNFQAILHLLGTKQLLVGPLISEVVRLEAYQRVYDRMNDPKASGGPMVASLFRYTESAPLESTLTLNERYVSAGSSAIGLIGAGNFAASTLLPALKAAGASVKTIASANGLSATRLAQKFAIARSTTDYQTILNDPAISLCIIATRHNSHARLTIDALQAGKHVFVEKPLAIYAPELAEIVSAQQVSERFVTVGFNRRFSPYVQKMKALVGGAASHMTLMNVVATMNAGAVPPDSWLHNRTVGGGRIPGEACHLVDLITFLTGSRVAGVCLNTMGPFSETADSASLLLRYENGATGVVNYFANGSTSYAKERVEVYTQGRTLILDNFRQLTGYGFQNFSRMTGRQDKGHAEQFRRLVAWLSNPNIRPNELLIPFADCVNATQTMLAALQSGRDKRWVPVDTNSLTTRHLR; translated from the coding sequence GTGAATCAGCTTATTCAAGACCTCCGCACGGGCGAAACGCGACTAATCGAGGTGCCGATTCCGGCGGTAGGGCCGGGGCAGGTGCTGATTCGCACGCGCCGGTCGCTGGTGTCGCCCGGCACCGAGCGGATGCTCGTATCGTTTGGGCGCGGGAATTGGTTAGACAAAGCCTGGCAGCAGCCCGAACGGGTAAAACAGGTGCTGAATAAAGTACGTACCGACGGACTGCGGCCTACGCTCGAAACCGTATTTCGCAAGCTCGACCAGCCGTTGCCACTGGGCTACTGTAACGTTGGTATTGTGTTGGCCGTGGGCGAAGGCGTGACTGATTTGCATAGTGGGCAGCGGGTAGTCAGCAACGGTCCTCATGCCGAAGCCGTTTGTGTGGCGCGCAATTTGGTTGCGGCTATTCCCGATGCTGTCAGCGACGATGATGCGGCTTTCACCGTCATGGGAGCCATTGGTTTGCAGGGCATTCGGTTACTGAATCCTACGCTGGGCGAAACGGTGGTGGTTATCGGTCTGGGGCTGATTGGCCTCCTCACAGCCCAGTTACTGCGGCTCAACGGGTGCCGGGTTATCGGCACAGACGTAAACGAACATCGGCTTACACTGGCCCGGCAGTTCGGCATTACTGCTATCAACGCCACCGATGCGGTTAGTACCGTTTTAGCGCGTACCGACAACGTTGGGGCCGATGGCATCGTCATAACAGCCTCGACCCGACACGATAAGCTGATAGCGCAGGCCGCGCAAATGAGCCGCAAACGTGGCCGGATTGTGCTGGTCGGCGTGGTTGGTCTGTCGCTGAACCGGAGCGATTTTTACGCCAAAGAGCTGACGTTTCAGGTATCGTGTTCCTACGGTCCCGGTCGCTACGATCCCACCTACGAGCAACAGGGTCAAGATTACCCGCTACCGTTTGTGCGCTGGACCGAAAACCGGAATTTCCAGGCCATTCTGCACCTGCTCGGCACCAAGCAGTTATTGGTTGGCCCCCTGATCTCCGAAGTTGTTCGGCTGGAAGCATATCAGCGCGTTTACGACCGGATGAACGACCCCAAAGCCAGCGGTGGGCCAATGGTGGCGTCGTTGTTTCGCTACACTGAATCGGCCCCGCTTGAGTCGACGCTGACGCTAAACGAGCGGTATGTTTCGGCGGGTTCGAGCGCGATTGGCCTGATCGGCGCGGGTAACTTTGCCGCATCGACACTCCTGCCCGCGCTGAAAGCTGCCGGGGCGTCGGTCAAAACCATCGCGAGTGCCAACGGGCTGTCGGCCACACGATTAGCACAGAAGTTTGCCATTGCCCGAAGTACTACCGATTACCAAACTATTCTGAACGACCCGGCGATTAGCCTATGCATTATTGCCACCCGGCACAACAGCCACGCCCGCCTGACCATAGACGCATTACAGGCCGGAAAGCACGTTTTTGTGGAAAAACCGCTGGCGATCTACGCACCCGAACTGGCTGAAATCGTATCGGCTCAACAAGTATCAGAACGGTTTGTAACAGTCGGGTTCAACCGCCGTTTCTCGCCCTATGTGCAAAAGATGAAGGCGTTGGTGGGTGGTGCGGCATCGCATATGACCCTCATGAACGTAGTGGCGACGATGAACGCAGGAGCCGTACCGCCCGATTCGTGGCTACACAACCGGACCGTTGGGGGCGGGCGCATTCCTGGCGAAGCCTGCCATCTGGTCGATCTGATTACGTTTCTGACCGGGAGCCGCGTTGCGGGCGTTTGCCTGAACACGATGGGGCCGTTCAGCGAAACCGCCGATTCGGCCTCTCTGTTGCTGCGTTATGAAAACGGCGCAACGGGCGTGGTAAATTACTTCGCCAACGGTAGCACCAGCTATGCCAAAGAACGCGTAGAAGTTTACACCCAGGGCAGAACCCTCATTCTCGATAATTTCCGCCAACTAACGGGCTACGGTTTTCAGAATTTCTCGCGCATGACCGGGCGGCAAGACAAGGGACACGCCGAACAATTCAGGCGGTTGGTTGCCTGGCTATCAAATCCCAACATCCGCCCCAACGAACTGCTGATTCCGTTTGCAGACTGCGTGAACGCTACACAAACCATGCTGGCAGCGTTGCAGAGTGGTCGCGATAAGCGTTGGGTGCCCGTAGACACTAATTCCCTGACAACGAGACATCTACGATGA
- a CDS encoding type II toxin-antitoxin system RelE family toxin, translating into MYELLFTEKATKNLKKIPKADAKRILVKLDELAANPGEAANVKQLMNHPIAGFRLRVGNYQVLFSREDKLRIIEVVNVGSRKDIYR; encoded by the coding sequence ATGTACGAGTTGTTGTTCACGGAGAAAGCTACCAAAAACCTCAAAAAAATACCGAAGGCAGACGCGAAGCGAATTTTGGTAAAACTTGATGAACTGGCTGCTAATCCGGGCGAAGCGGCCAATGTTAAGCAGTTAATGAATCATCCTATAGCTGGTTTTCGTTTACGAGTTGGTAATTACCAGGTTCTGTTTAGCCGAGAGGATAAATTGCGAATTATCGAAGTGGTTAATGTAGGAAGCAGAAAAGACATATATAGATGA
- the yihA gene encoding ribosome biogenesis GTP-binding protein YihA/YsxC: MPVKQATFFVSNSDPAKCPAPDRPEYAFIGRSNVGKSSLINMLTGRSGLAKISGKPGKTQLINHFIIDNEWYLVDLPGYGYAKVSKTEREKFAALINGYLTSRPNLVCTFVLVDSRIDPQKLDLDFMENLGDRNIPFVIAFTKTEKLGPQKLQTQLENYRATLLETWEEVPQIFVTSAITAAGREEILAFIRPLNKEYLQSLSD; encoded by the coding sequence ATGCCCGTTAAGCAAGCCACCTTCTTCGTCAGCAACTCCGACCCGGCCAAATGCCCCGCGCCCGACCGGCCCGAATATGCCTTTATTGGCCGCTCAAACGTCGGCAAGTCGTCGTTGATCAATATGCTGACAGGCCGCAGTGGGTTAGCCAAAATATCAGGCAAGCCCGGTAAAACGCAATTAATCAACCACTTCATTATCGATAACGAATGGTATCTGGTCGATTTACCCGGCTATGGTTATGCGAAAGTGAGCAAAACTGAGCGCGAAAAATTTGCCGCGCTCATTAACGGCTATCTGACCAGTCGGCCTAATTTGGTTTGCACCTTCGTGCTGGTCGATTCGCGCATTGATCCGCAAAAACTCGACCTCGATTTCATGGAAAACCTCGGCGACCGGAATATTCCATTTGTAATCGCGTTTACCAAAACCGAAAAGCTCGGCCCGCAAAAATTGCAGACCCAACTGGAAAATTACCGGGCAACACTGCTCGAAACCTGGGAGGAAGTGCCGCAAATTTTTGTTACATCGGCCATTACAGCCGCCGGTCGCGAAGAAATCCTGGCGTTTATCCGACCTCTGAATAAAGAGTACCTTCAGTCGTTGAGTGACTGA
- the pyk gene encoding pyruvate kinase, with protein MSKKTKIVATVGPASETKEQLLALAQAGVNVFRLNFSHGTHEDHLMRLNRIREINAEHNLNLCILQDLQGPKIRIGNVAEKDGVLIEAGNTLTFTNDDIIGTAERVSTPYKDMYKDVHPGERILMDDGKLEVRVLRTEGTDVVTEVVYGGSMKSKKGVNLPNTRVSMPAVTDKDWTDLEFGLENDVEWIALSFVREASEILEIKEYIRSKGKKSRVIAKIEKPEAIQNIDEIITATDGLMVARGDLGVELPAEEVPMIQKMLVEKCNKAAKPVIVATQMLESMIDAPRPTRAEINDIANSVLDGADAVMLSAETASGKYPVLAVDAMANTIRQVETLTDKIYFRYHAHVNEQPSENVINDNVVMSACRLARDTKAKAIIGITNSGYTAVRLSHHRPKADLYVFSNDPQLRNTLGLYWGVQVLPYEQNPELTIDQTVEGIKQTLITQKKLVSGDIFINTLSMPLTQDRRTNTVKLSSVD; from the coding sequence ATGTCCAAGAAAACCAAGATTGTAGCCACCGTTGGTCCGGCTTCTGAGACAAAAGAACAACTGCTGGCTCTGGCCCAGGCTGGCGTCAATGTATTCCGGCTTAATTTCTCGCACGGTACCCACGAAGATCATCTGATGCGGCTCAACCGCATCCGCGAAATCAACGCCGAACATAATCTCAATCTCTGCATTTTGCAGGATTTGCAAGGCCCGAAAATTCGGATTGGCAACGTCGCCGAGAAAGATGGCGTCCTGATTGAAGCCGGTAATACCCTGACGTTCACCAACGACGATATTATTGGCACCGCCGAACGCGTCAGTACACCCTACAAGGATATGTATAAAGACGTGCATCCGGGCGAGCGCATTCTGATGGATGATGGCAAGCTCGAAGTGCGCGTGCTCCGAACAGAGGGTACTGATGTAGTTACTGAAGTGGTGTATGGTGGTTCGATGAAGTCGAAGAAGGGCGTGAACCTGCCTAACACGCGAGTGTCTATGCCCGCCGTGACCGACAAAGACTGGACCGACCTTGAATTTGGCCTGGAAAATGACGTGGAGTGGATCGCCCTCTCGTTTGTGCGCGAAGCGTCAGAGATTCTCGAAATCAAAGAATATATTCGCTCGAAAGGCAAAAAAAGCCGGGTTATCGCCAAAATCGAAAAGCCCGAAGCCATTCAGAATATCGATGAAATCATTACTGCTACCGATGGCCTGATGGTGGCGCGGGGCGACCTCGGCGTTGAACTGCCCGCCGAAGAGGTGCCGATGATTCAGAAAATGCTGGTCGAAAAGTGTAACAAAGCTGCCAAGCCCGTAATTGTGGCAACGCAAATGCTCGAAAGCATGATCGACGCACCCCGGCCCACCCGAGCCGAAATCAATGACATTGCCAACTCGGTACTCGACGGTGCCGACGCCGTGATGCTCAGTGCCGAAACTGCATCGGGCAAATACCCCGTGCTGGCTGTTGATGCGATGGCAAACACCATCCGGCAGGTAGAAACCTTGACCGATAAGATTTATTTCCGCTATCACGCCCACGTCAACGAGCAGCCGAGCGAAAACGTTATCAACGACAACGTGGTGATGAGTGCCTGCCGCCTGGCCCGCGATACAAAGGCGAAGGCTATTATCGGTATTACAAACTCCGGTTACACAGCCGTGCGACTGTCGCACCACCGTCCCAAAGCTGATTTGTACGTGTTCTCGAACGACCCGCAACTGCGCAACACGCTCGGCCTGTACTGGGGTGTTCAGGTGCTGCCTTACGAGCAAAACCCTGAACTGACTATCGACCAGACCGTTGAAGGCATCAAGCAAACGCTGATTACGCAGAAGAAATTAGTATCGGGCGATATTTTTATCAATACGCTGAGTATGCCGCTTACCCAGGACCGCCGTACCAATACGGTGAAACTGAGTTCGGTAGATTAA
- a CDS encoding thioredoxin family protein, producing the protein MKKLAWILAVLFIGFGPAPTHAVVSLVDPKKPGKAGEPGIQFTEASWRDILKKAKVEKKIIFLDAYTSWCGPCKMLQKNVFTKKDLGDFYNSRFINVKIDMEKGEGPALSQVYPIEGYPTLMFIDGNGRVLKKILGYQSPESLLAIGKSVK; encoded by the coding sequence ATGAAAAAGTTAGCATGGATATTGGCGGTTTTGTTCATCGGCTTCGGCCCCGCCCCAACCCACGCCGTTGTATCGTTGGTCGATCCCAAAAAGCCAGGTAAAGCCGGAGAGCCGGGGATTCAGTTTACCGAAGCGTCGTGGCGTGACATTCTGAAAAAAGCTAAGGTGGAGAAAAAAATCATCTTTTTAGATGCTTACACAAGCTGGTGTGGCCCCTGCAAAATGTTGCAGAAAAACGTGTTTACGAAGAAGGATTTAGGCGATTTCTACAACAGCAGGTTCATCAATGTAAAGATCGACATGGAAAAAGGGGAAGGCCCGGCCTTGTCGCAGGTCTATCCAATTGAGGGCTACCCCACACTGATGTTCATTGATGGTAATGGCCGCGTTTTGAAGAAAATTCTGGGCTATCAAAGCCCCGAAAGTCTGTTGGCAATTGGCAAGAGTGTGAAGTGA
- a CDS encoding Gfo/Idh/MocA family protein gives MSRLRKLFRFAGLYGWQRTLTKTIARNRRLTRWLPTHLPNTGKADVSVIGCGQFAFSTVCFFLRKHMKNRFLSAYDPDVFQRQSLGRYYGFRQAASTPNALLTEPGLRVLYVLSNHASHTPYAVAGLDRGLTVYIEKPVAISWQQLVALSAAQRRSTGQLVAGYNRPYAPAIQTLRERVRAMPNTGSFVLTMHINGHAIATDHWYRHPAEGSRICGNLGHWIDLTLHVWHWRSLPNWIDVRLTCARAAEPDDSLCLTLTTDHHDLATIVLTSQTEPFEGVCEYINVQYGNLIARIDDFRSLTCWQGPHRQTIRYQPKNLGHERTVLQPFRPNNREWREVELSSLLMLHVYDMLLTGAEVSRFVIADQYACFEQAVNEVNNCPIPF, from the coding sequence ATGAGCCGGTTGCGTAAGCTTTTTCGTTTCGCCGGACTGTATGGATGGCAACGAACCCTGACCAAAACCATTGCCCGTAATCGACGCCTGACCCGGTGGTTGCCAACGCATCTACCCAATACAGGCAAAGCCGACGTCTCTGTGATTGGCTGCGGGCAATTCGCATTCAGCACGGTCTGCTTTTTTCTGCGGAAACATATGAAAAATCGCTTCCTGTCGGCCTATGATCCCGACGTGTTTCAACGCCAGTCGCTGGGTCGGTATTACGGATTTCGGCAAGCAGCCAGTACGCCCAACGCCCTACTGACTGAGCCGGGTCTGCGGGTGTTATACGTGCTCTCGAATCACGCGTCGCATACCCCCTACGCCGTGGCGGGGCTGGATCGCGGCCTTACCGTGTACATTGAAAAGCCGGTAGCTATCAGTTGGCAGCAATTGGTTGCCTTATCGGCGGCACAACGGCGTAGTACCGGGCAGTTGGTCGCAGGATACAATCGTCCGTATGCCCCTGCGATACAGACACTTCGCGAGCGGGTTCGCGCCATGCCCAACACAGGCAGCTTCGTGCTGACGATGCACATCAACGGGCACGCTATAGCAACAGATCACTGGTATCGGCACCCCGCCGAAGGGTCGCGCATTTGCGGTAATCTGGGCCACTGGATCGACCTGACGCTGCACGTCTGGCACTGGCGTAGCCTGCCCAACTGGATCGACGTTCGGCTGACGTGCGCCCGCGCTGCAGAACCCGACGATTCGCTTTGCCTCACTCTGACAACCGACCACCATGACCTTGCTACTATCGTTCTGACCTCGCAAACCGAACCGTTTGAGGGCGTTTGCGAGTATATCAACGTTCAGTATGGCAACCTCATCGCCCGCATCGACGATTTCCGGAGCCTGACCTGCTGGCAGGGGCCACATCGCCAAACCATTCGCTACCAGCCTAAAAACCTCGGCCATGAGCGCACAGTGCTGCAACCCTTCCGGCCTAATAACCGCGAATGGCGCGAAGTCGAACTATCGTCGCTGCTTATGCTGCACGTGTATGACATGCTGCTGACCGGAGCCGAAGTTTCCCGGTTCGTGATAGCCGACCAATACGCCTGTTTCGAGCAGGCCGTGAATGAAGTCAATAACTGCCCTATTCCCTTTTAA